In Geotrypetes seraphini chromosome 4, aGeoSer1.1, whole genome shotgun sequence, a single window of DNA contains:
- the CCNE1 gene encoding G1/S-specific cyclin-E1, with product MPTPDKDEDEASSVGFSLFVPHRFIPTRASPLPVLGWASKDEVWKNMLNKEQTYLRDKHFMQRHPLLQPKMRAILLDWLMEVSDVYKLHRETLYLAQDFFDRFMATQQNIVKTRLQLIGISALFIAAKLEEIYPPKLHQFAYVTDGACKEDEILSMELIIMKGLNWSLSPLTIVSWLNIYMQVAYLNDLYEVLLPQYPQQAFVQIAELLDLCVLDIGCLEFTYGILAASALYHFSSAELVQKVSGYEWNEMEECVRWMVPFAMTIREVGSSKLKYFRGIAPEDMHNIQPHINGLDLLDKAQAKLVVMTEQNRTSPVPTGVLTPPQSSKKQNPVLHTNSM from the exons ATGCCCACACCTGATAAAGATGAGGATGAAGCCAGCAGTGTTGGTTTTTCTCTCTTTGTGCCACATAGATTTATTCCTACAAGAGCATCTCCATTACCTGTTTTGGG TTGGGCCAGCAAAGATGAGGTGTGGAAAAACATGCTAAATAAAGAACAGACCTACCTGAGGGACAAACACTTCATGCAGCGGCACCCTCTCCTGCAGCCAAAAATGAGGGCCATTCTTCTAGACTGGTTAATGGAG gtcTCTGATGTCTACAAACTTCATAGAGAGACGTTGTACCTGGCACAGGATTTCTTTGACAGGTTCATGGCCACTCAGCAGAATATAGTAAAAACCCGTTTGCAGCTGATTGGAATTTCAGCTTTGTTTATTGCTGCTAAGCTTGAG GAAATCTATCCACCAAAGTTGCACCAGTTTGCATATGTTACAGATGGAGCGTGTAAAGAGGATGAAATTCTCAGTATGGAATTGATCATCATGAAG GGCCTCAACTGGAGTTTAAGTCCTCTGACAATTGTGTCCTGGCTTAACATCTACATGCAAGTTGCTTATCTAAATGACCTTTATGAGGTGCTACTGCCACAGTACCCCCAGCAAGCTTTTGTACAAatagcagag CTTCTGGATCTGTGTGTATTGGATATTGGTTGCTTGGAGTTCACGTATGGGATTCTTGCTGCTTCAGCTCTCTACCACTTCTCTTCAGCAGAGCTAGTACAGAAAGTTTCAG GTTATGAATGGAATGAGATGGAGGAGTGTGTACGGTGGATGGTTCCATTTGCCATGACCATAAGGGAAGTGGGAAGCTCAAAGTTAAAATATTTCCGAGGGATCGCTCCTGAAGATATGCACAACATCCAGCCCCACATAAATGGTTTGGACTTACTG GACAAGGCTCAAGCAAAGCTGGTCGTAATGACTGAGCAAAATCGGACTTCTCCAGTGCCCACAGGTGTACTCACTCCACCACAGAGTAGCAAGAAGCAGAACCCTGTGTTGCACACTAATTCCATGTGA